The DNA sequence CTCTGACTATGTACCTCACAGATTTACATAGTCCTCAGAACCTTAGGGCATCATATGGTTTTTCAGGGCATTGATCTCTCATCCGGAGTGCCCTTCCACCTTTCTTACTATCTAATCATCGATTTTATAGCAACTAGCAACGGTAACTTCGCAATCGCTCCACTAGTGGAGCGGGCCCGCCGGGACTCGAACCCGGGACCTCCGGCTCCGGAGGCCGGCGCTCTCACCTTGCTGAGCTACGGGCCCTCATAGGAGTATACCTCCAAACATAATAATTAATGTTGGGTGACGGAGTAGCTCATCTAGTTGCGCACACATCCTCCTATCGAAGCGCTGCCTGAAAAGATCCTCAGGGGAGTGGAGTTAGAAATTATATAGCTCCATCGCATTAAAGCTCATCTACTTATACAATAATGGCGGTTTTAAACATAAATTATTTAAGATAAACACGAAAATTTAGAATAAAAATTCCTCGAACATGAATGTGTGAAAATATCCAGGAAGACTTTGATCGTAGCTTCAGTAGAAGTCTCTTCATCCTGAAGCACGAGGAGTCAATCAGAGGATGGAGCGACTCCCCCCTGATTGAGGACGGGAACCTTTCTTGAAGAGGCTTTGTAACTCAGAACTCTACTTAATTGGCAGGGGATCTTAGGTCGCTGGTAATGCTCAACTACCTAAACGGGAGACTCCAGGCTTGAGAATTTAAATGTAACTTAGCTACGTTAATCGCGATTAACAATGGGAGAATCGTGAAGTGGACAAATTTTTCATTAAAAATGACAAGATAATGATAATAAATGATGATTTTCTCTTAACAGAGCTAATTTCTGAGGGATTCATTTACTCAATCGTAACTCTCCTCCTTAAAAACGTGAATATTAACTACGGGACTCTCAAGGACGATGCGATGACCCGTACGAGAGTACTCGGAGTTCACTGAGGGAGGTGGTTGAGGGAAGCATTGGGTCTTTTGAAACCCGATGAGAGGTGCCTGAAAATTTCCCCTAGATAAGAGCAAGGGGAGGGATGATGAAGGTTTTCTGAGCATCTACGCGGATATTGCGGGTGTAGTTAGGGGAGTCGTGTGGAAGTACTTCAGCGCGATCATGGCAGAGCACTAGCGATCCTTACGTCATCGCTCCCGTGGAGGTTAATGGTCCTCTCCATAAGGAGAGGTAGAGAGAAAGATCCAAAAGCGGGATCTTCGGACATGAGTAAGGATGGATTCATAGAGTGGACTAATGGACTCTGAAGCTTCCCCGGGGATAGCAGGAGGGTCGGTCACCCTGCAACTTCCCACTGAAATTGCCAGTGAGATGTATTGTGCTTTTCAGTCACGTTGAGGATACCATCTCAGATCCACTCTTGGGTAGCGGGACTAGGCTTCATAGCCACGCCTTAACCGATCAGAGGGGATCTGTGTGAAGATCGGTAGGAGGTACTGCGAGATCGCTAAGACGGACTGATGGAGGAGGGTAGGATTCGTCAGGGGGAATCTTTATAACACCGTAAGCTTCTTTAATGTTTCCCTTGTTCCTAGTGAGATTATAGTTTACCTTTCCTTCGAGTGTACCCAGTTCTACAACCGAGTTTTATCTCACGAGCTAGCTCAGCTACCTCCGGTAAGGTCTTCGAAGGATCCCGCAGGTCCTTAGAGTATATCCTAGCGTAAGCGCTCCCAACTACTACACCATCAGCACCAGCACTCACGAAAGCCTCGGCATGCTCTCTTCTCGAGATACCGAACCCTACCATCACCGGAATATCGCTCATAGCCTTTATCTGCCTGATCATCCTAAAGGTATTCAATCCCCCCCTAAGATCAGAACCCGTGACTCCCTCGAGACTTATAAGGTAGAGGAATCCCGAGGAAGCCGTCAGTATCCTCTTGAGACGCTTTTTGGACGTAGTGGGCGCTACTTGGAGGATGAGATGAATCTCCTTCTCAGCAACTAGGTTCAAATAGGGTTCAGCTTCCTCTAAGGGGAGATCTGGTATTAGAAGTCCCTGAACACAAGCTTCTCTGATCTTCTCTAGAAACCTTCTGAAACCCATGACGTAAGGGATGTTGAAGTAAGTAGTTAGGACCACTGGGGCATCTAGACCCCCCTCCCTCATCCTCCTTATAGCTTCTATGCACATATCTGGAGTCACTCCTGCCTTGAGAGCTCGCTCACAGGCTGTCTGGAAGATGGGACCATCGGCTATCGGGTCAGAGAATGGGATACCTATCTCTAGTATATCGGCACCATTTCTCACGAGAACCTCGGCAAGCTTTATTGAGAACTCCCCGGATGGGTCTCCGTAATAGAGGTGAGCCATGTGGGCACCCTCCCCACGCCTCTCTAGCTCCTCGAACTTCTCCTCAAGCCCTCCCGTAGAAGTGCTCCAAGATCGTCTCAATGTCCTTATCCCCCCTGCCGGAGTAGTTAACTACCACTAAATCATCCTTATCGAACTCCTCAGGGTTTTTCAGGAGGTAAGCTATGGCGTGGGCTGTCTCAAGTGCCGGTATAAGGCCTTCCGTCCGACACATAACCTTCACAGCCTCGAAAACATCTCTGTCGAGAGCATAGCATGGTTTCACGCGTCCAATCTCGCAAAGATAAGAGATCTCAGGACCTCTAGCTGGGTAATTCAAGCCAGCCGCCCTGGTCTTAGAGGGTCTGATTTGTCCAAAGCTATCCTGTAGGAGCATGGTTAAGCTACCATGGAGCACACCCGGGCTTCCGAGCTTGAAAACAGCAGCGCTGTTCTCAGCGCCCAGGAAATCTCCTCCTCCCTCGACAAAGTATAATCTCACATCCTTCTCCTCCAAGAAGGGTTTGAATATTCCTATAGCGTTGCTTCCCCCACTACCACAAGCTACTATAGCGTCGGGGAATCTACCTTCTCTCTCAATTATTTGGAGTTTGAGCTCCTCACCTATCACACTCTGAAAAGTCGCTACTATAGTTGGAAAGGGATGGGGGCCAACTGTCGATCCTATGAGATAGTGTGTAGTTCTAGAGCAGGAAGCCCACTCTCTTAGCGTTTCTGAGACGGCGTCCTTTAGTACACCAGCCCCTGCCCTCACAGGTTTTACTTTTGCACCTAAAAGTTTCATCTTCTTAACATTAGAACTCTGGCGTTTGATATCTTTGACTCCCATGAATATCTCAGTCCTCAGACCTAGAATATTCCCAGCCATTGCCGTAGCTAGCCCATGCTGACCAGCTGCCGTCTCAGTTATCAAGCGTCTCTTCCCCATCTTCTTAGCTAGTAATGCCTGTCCAATTGCGTTGTTCAGCTTATGAGATCCACCACAAAGAAGATCCTCCCTCTTAAGGTATACCTTGAACCCTACGTACCTACTAAGGTTCCTAGCGTAGTAGAGTGGTGTTGGTCTACCTCCATAATCTCTTAAAAGTCCTTGGAACTCTTTTTGAAACTCTTCAGATGGATAAATTCTCTCAAAAGCCTCCTCAAGTTCTAGAAGCGCATGCATTAGAACTTCACTTACGTACATTCCGCCATACCTGCCGAACTTCCCCCTCTTCAAGATATCACCACGGATCAGGATACTCGTCCTCCAACAGAACCCCCTTGGCCTTCCTGATGAAAACCCTCAGCTTCTCAGGATCCTTCGATCCCGGGGATGATTCTATACCAGAGGAGACGTCTACGGCATAGGGCTTAACGTATCTCACGGCTCTTTCGACATTCTCGGGATTAAGACCCCCTGCTAGTATCAGAGGTTTTGGATAGACAGCTTCCTTTAGAATCTTACTTAAATCCCAATTGTGGACTAGCCCTGTCCCTCCATGCTTCTCAGGGTGAGGGGAGTCTGCGAGGAATCCGTTGACGAGATGGTAGGAAGAAAGAGCTTCCTCAATCACTTTAGCTGAGCTTACACCCAAAGCCTTGACTATAAAAGCTTCGGGAACTTCTTCCTTAAACCTCTTAATATCTAAGGGGCCATGTATCTGAATGAGATCAGGTTTTAACGTGTTATAAGCTCTCGAGACTCGCTCTAAGTCATGAGATACAACGACTATCACACTAATCACATCATCAGGGACTAGTTTAATTAACCTAGCAGCCTCATCGAGGCTCAAGCTCCTTGGTGAAGATGGAACTTCGACCACAAAGCCTACCATATCGGCCCCTAATCCACAAGCTGTTCTCAGATCCTCTTCACGTTTCAACCCACAGACCTTCACTTTAACTCTCCTCATAAGGCCGTCACCAGCTCCCTGACTTTACCCTCCACGTTCTCAGCTAGCATTATTGCCGAGCCCACTAGGAAAGCCTTAGCTCCGCACTTCCTGAGAAATCTTATATCTTCAGCCGATTTGATGCCGCTTTCACTGACTACGATTTTTTCCGACGGATCAACCTTACCCAAGATCTCCTTAGTCCTATTAAGATCAACTCTCAGGGTTCTCAAGTCTCTATTGTTTATACCCACTAAGTCGGCATGACTCCTCACCGCTGCTCTGAACTCCTCAGGGTCTTGAACTTCAAGCAGGACCTCCATCCCATTAGAATGAGCAAACTCTATCATGTCTTTCAGGGAGCAGCCTGTTCTAGTAAGAACAGAGTATATTAAAAGTACAGCATCAGCTCCTAGTCTTGAAGCTGCTTCTAATTGAATCCGATCTAGAATTACGTCCTTCATCAAGATCGGAATACTAACAGCTCTCTTCACATCGACTAAAGCTTTTAGAGAACCCTTAAAATGCTTGGGTTCTGTAAGAACAGATATGCCAACCGCACCACCGGACTCCATTGCTTTAGCTATTCTAACGAAATTTTCAGAATAGATCAACCTCCCTAAGGACGGAGAAGCTGGCTTTATCTCTGCTATCACCGGTGCATGTTCACACCCGATTATTGAGCTTACTAGACTTCTTCTATCATCTACACTTACTTCCGAGCTATAGTAACCGCTGCTTACTGCTTTCAGGGCATCTTGAATTAGGATGTCGAGGAAATCAGCGGTATTTTTCCTCAAGTTCCTCAAGCCTCCCGATATCACTTCCCTCATAAGTCCTTAAGACTTCCTTAAGCTTCTCATAAGCGCGTCCACTCTCAATGGATTCCTGAGCTAACTCGATCCCATGAGTGAACTCGTCGGATTCACCGCCCACTATGATCCCTGCTGCGGCGTTAATGACTACGAGATCTCTCCTCGGATCTCCTGCCCTCAAGCATCCGTAAAGTATTTTGAAGATAACTTCGGCACTTTCCTGAATATTTGAACAAACTAATCTCTCTGGAGGACATCTCTTAACCCCTAAGTCCTCGGGGCTGACTTCAAATGTCCTAATCTCCCCTCCCTTAAGCCAGGATATGGATGTCTTACCGATGTTCGAGATCTCATCAAGACCATCTAGCCCATGGACCACCATGGCCTCCCTGATCCCCAGTCTCTTGAGCGCACTGGCTACCTTCTCAACCAGTCCAGCATCGCATACACCTACAACTTGAGCGTCCAATGGAGCTGGGTTCGTTAGAGGGCCTAATATGTTGAACACAGTCCTTATGCCTATTTCTCTCCTCGGGCCAGAGGCGTTTCTCATTGCCGGGTGAAACGAAGGTGCAAACAGAAACCCTATACCTGTGCGTTCAATAGCTCTCTGAACTACATCTTGAGGAGCCTCTAAGTTCAATCCTAGGTATTCCAGGACATCAGCGCTTCCGCTCTTACTCGTGACCGACCGATTGCAATGTTTAGCCACGGGAATACCCACTCCAGCAACTATGAAAGCTGCTGCAGTGCTCACGTTGAATGTCTTCACTTTGTCACCTCCAGTACCGCAGGTGTCTATCAGGCGGCCTCTGACCTTAGGCGTTATCTTAAGGCAGAATTCCCTCATCACGGTAGCAAATGAAACTATTTCGTCAACAGTTTCTCCTTTAATCCTTAAAGCGGTGAGAAAAGCGGCTATCTGAGCACTGGTAGCTTCACCGGACATTACCTCTCTCATGGAAGCATAGGCCTCATCCTGAGTTAAGTCCTGCCCGCTAATTAACTTCTTAATGGCTTCACGTATCAAAATATCACCAACCGTCGAGAAAGTTCTTGATAATCATCTTCCCCTGCTCCGTCAGTACTGACTCCGGGTGGAACTGAACCCCCTCGATTGGGTAATGCAAGTGGCGGACGCCCATGATCTCACCATCATCAAGTGACACCGCGGTGACGATGAAGCAACTAGGGAGCCTCTCCTTATCTACGACAAGCGAGTGATACCTAGCAGCCAGTATCGGATTCTTTAGGCCCCTAAATAAACCTTTCCCATCATGTTCTACTAAACTAGCTTTTCCGTGCATTATCCTACGTGCCTTTACCAAACTGCCCCCGTAGGACCAAACTATGCCCTGGTGACCTAAACACACTCCTAGTGTTGGTATCTTCTTGCTCAAGCTCCTCAAGATCTCCGCACAAGAACCAAAGTACCTGGGATCCTCAGGACTGCCCGGACCGGGGGAGATCACTATCCTATCAGGTTTGAGCTCTTGGGCCTTTCTAACGTTTATTATATCATTCCTGTAAACTAATGGTTCAGCTCCTAGTTCTCCTAGATACTGGACTAAATTGTAGACGAAGGAATCGTAGTTATCTATGACGAGCACTCTCAAAACCCTCACCCCCCTCTGGAGGACATCTCGAGGGCCCTTAAGACGGCTAACGCTTTTTGCTCCGTCTCAAACCACTCCATCTCGGGTACCGAATCCGCCACCACACCAGCTCCTACCTGAACATAAGCTCGATCTCCCTGAGCAAAGAGGGTCCTTATCGCTATCGCGAAATCAGCGTTTCCGTTCTTGGAGAAGTAGCCAACCGCTCCTGCGTACGGCCCTCTTCTCACAGGCTCCAGTTCCTCTATAATCTCCATAGCCCTGACCTTAGGAGCTCCCGATACTGTCCCGGCCGGAAAAACTGCCTTCAAAGCGTCGTAGCAGTTGCAGTCTCTCTTAATACTACCAGCGACCCTAGAGACCATGTGTTGAACGTGACTGTACTTGTAGACCTTCATGAGTTCTATGACGCGAACCGTCCCGAATTCCGAGACACGACCTAGGTCATTCCTCGCTAGATCCACCAGCATTATGTGCTCAGCTCTCTCCTTAGGGTCGTTAATGAGTTCTAACTCTAGAGCTTCGTCTCTGGAGGGATCTTCCTTGACCCTGGGCCTGGTTCCTGCTATGGGATAGGTCTCCACGCTAAGCCCATCTACCCTCACTAGCATCTCGGGGCTTGCTCCTACTATCTGTCGTTTCCCCATCTTTAGGAAGTACATGTAAGGGGATGGGTTCAACTGCCTCAGCTTCCTGTAGAAGGGGATGAGGCTTCCATCGAAATGGAGATCGTACCTTCTTGAGAGAACTACTTGGAAGACGTCTCCTGAGACTATATATTCCTTTGATCTCGATACGATCTCTTCAAATTCCTCCTTCTTTAGATTAGATTTAGGCTCCGAACAACCTAATGCCTCAAGACTATAACCCTCTCTGACAGCTAACTCAACGTCCCTCAGCTTACTCTCGCCCGAATGGTAGTAAATGAGGTCACCTGTTTTATGGTCAAAGATGAAGCCGTCATCGTATATAGCCATCTCAAGATCCGGAAAGTGGAGGTCATCAACAGCTAACTTAGGGAGTTTCTCCCAATACCTAACACTATCGTAAGATATGTAGCCCACGGCTCCCCCGATGAACCTGAAGCGGCTCTCAGCTACTCTTCCAACGAGACTCGGTAGGAGTTGAAGTGGGTCTTCAGAAGGTCCTGAGATATGTTTATCGTGGTAAATTATCTCAGCGATGCCGTTCTTCACCCTCACCACAGCCTTGGGCTCGAACCCGACGAAGGAGTAGTCTGCCAAACCATCAGGGCCCTCAGCGGACTCCAGAAGATAGGAGTACTCAAACCTCTCCTGCAAGATGCTGAAGAGATCTAGGGGTCTGAGGTCCCAATACAACCTAACGAATGAGAGCTCAGTAGAGCCAAACACGATCCCCCATCGCATCTCACCCGATGTTAGGTGATCCTCCTTATTGGTTTTTTAATTAAGACGGACAATTGGGCTCGTATACTATGAACTTCGCACAACTGCTCAGTCTTAGGGTCACTCAT is a window from the Candidatus Korarchaeum sp. genome containing:
- the trpA gene encoding tryptophan synthase subunit alpha, giving the protein MRRSWSTSTGGLEEKFEELERRGEGAHMAHLYYGDPSGEFSIKLAEVLVRNGADILEIGIPFSDPIADGPIFQTACERALKAGVTPDMCIEAIRRMREGGLDAPVVLTTYFNIPYVMGFRRFLEKIREACVQGLLIPDLPLEEAEPYLNLVAEKEIHLILQVAPTTSKKRLKRILTASSGFLYLISLEGVTGSDLRGGLNTFRMIRQIKAMSDIPVMVGFGISRREHAEAFVSAGADGVVVGSAYARIYSKDLRDPSKTLPEVAELAREIKLGCRTGYTRRKGKL
- the trpB gene encoding tryptophan synthase subunit beta, producing MYVSEVLMHALLELEEAFERIYPSEEFQKEFQGLLRDYGGRPTPLYYARNLSRYVGFKVYLKREDLLCGGSHKLNNAIGQALLAKKMGKRRLITETAAGQHGLATAMAGNILGLRTEIFMGVKDIKRQSSNVKKMKLLGAKVKPVRAGAGVLKDAVSETLREWASCSRTTHYLIGSTVGPHPFPTIVATFQSVIGEELKLQIIEREGRFPDAIVACGSGGSNAIGIFKPFLEEKDVRLYFVEGGGDFLGAENSAAVFKLGSPGVLHGSLTMLLQDSFGQIRPSKTRAAGLNYPARGPEISYLCEIGRVKPCYALDRDVFEAVKVMCRTEGLIPALETAHAIAYLLKNPEEFDKDDLVVVNYSGRGDKDIETILEHFYGRA
- a CDS encoding phosphoribosylanthranilate isomerase, with translation MRRVKVKVCGLKREEDLRTACGLGADMVGFVVEVPSSPRSLSLDEAARLIKLVPDDVISVIVVVSHDLERVSRAYNTLKPDLIQIHGPLDIKRFKEEVPEAFIVKALGVSSAKVIEEALSSYHLVNGFLADSPHPEKHGGTGLVHNWDLSKILKEAVYPKPLILAGGLNPENVERAVRYVKPYAVDVSSGIESSPGSKDPEKLRVFIRKAKGVLLEDEYPDPW
- a CDS encoding indole-3-glycerol-phosphate synthase is translated as MRNLRKNTADFLDILIQDALKAVSSGYYSSEVSVDDRRSLVSSIIGCEHAPVIAEIKPASPSLGRLIYSENFVRIAKAMESGGAVGISVLTEPKHFKGSLKALVDVKRAVSIPILMKDVILDRIQLEAASRLGADAVLLIYSVLTRTGCSLKDMIEFAHSNGMEVLLEVQDPEEFRAAVRSHADLVGINNRDLRTLRVDLNRTKEILGKVDPSEKIVVSESGIKSAEDIRFLRKCGAKAFLVGSAIMLAENVEGKVRELVTAL
- the trpD gene encoding anthranilate phosphoribosyltransferase, whose product is MIREAIKKLISGQDLTQDEAYASMREVMSGEATSAQIAAFLTALRIKGETVDEIVSFATVMREFCLKITPKVRGRLIDTCGTGGDKVKTFNVSTAAAFIVAGVGIPVAKHCNRSVTSKSGSADVLEYLGLNLEAPQDVVQRAIERTGIGFLFAPSFHPAMRNASGPRREIGIRTVFNILGPLTNPAPLDAQVVGVCDAGLVEKVASALKRLGIREAMVVHGLDGLDEISNIGKTSISWLKGGEIRTFEVSPEDLGVKRCPPERLVCSNIQESAEVIFKILYGCLRAGDPRRDLVVINAAAGIIVGGESDEFTHGIELAQESIESGRAYEKLKEVLRTYEGSDIGRLEELEEKYR
- a CDS encoding aminodeoxychorismate/anthranilate synthase component II; translation: MRVLVIDNYDSFVYNLVQYLGELGAEPLVYRNDIINVRKAQELKPDRIVISPGPGSPEDPRYFGSCAEILRSLSKKIPTLGVCLGHQGIVWSYGGSLVKARRIMHGKASLVEHDGKGLFRGLKNPILAARYHSLVVDKERLPSCFIVTAVSLDDGEIMGVRHLHYPIEGVQFHPESVLTEQGKMIIKNFLDGW
- the trpE gene encoding anthranilate synthase component I; protein product: MRWGIVFGSTELSFVRLYWDLRPLDLFSILQERFEYSYLLESAEGPDGLADYSFVGFEPKAVVRVKNGIAEIIYHDKHISGPSEDPLQLLPSLVGRVAESRFRFIGGAVGYISYDSVRYWEKLPKLAVDDLHFPDLEMAIYDDGFIFDHKTGDLIYYHSGESKLRDVELAVREGYSLEALGCSEPKSNLKKEEFEEIVSRSKEYIVSGDVFQVVLSRRYDLHFDGSLIPFYRKLRQLNPSPYMYFLKMGKRQIVGASPEMLVRVDGLSVETYPIAGTRPRVKEDPSRDEALELELINDPKERAEHIMLVDLARNDLGRVSEFGTVRVIELMKVYKYSHVQHMVSRVAGSIKRDCNCYDALKAVFPAGTVSGAPKVRAMEIIEELEPVRRGPYAGAVGYFSKNGNADFAIAIRTLFAQGDRAYVQVGAGVVADSVPEMEWFETEQKALAVLRALEMSSRGG